Proteins encoded together in one Candidatus Xianfuyuplasma coldseepsis window:
- a CDS encoding DUF5696 domain-containing protein codes for MALYKSLIKHIVLVLAVVSVTTAVVFAEYIPNSRDTKEAPDEIVYTISEPEDMELLHDNDRFTFYFRDERDVLAIYDKANDFTYKTGMDVPMNDDLEDTCMDMIDAGGYTPQDVEDTCVPIQDLSSAARDYVNSFLVVEYLDEIGARTRRLYSASDDYRSSLSRGDDDSHWFLDVDYGRYDIEVRVHLYFDEEGVTYEIRDHEIDVVEPEKLLNISITPFMGAQGGYYIPFDDVELEYNDDFAEPNPINPGYSFIPDGSGALIRYEDTNIDVDEYVGDVYGDNLTSYYSHTKDALEYLEAKTATLPVFGMSYGDDTEAAFVAYAIEGDEYMQVVSVPLSSTLGYVQTYSTFVYSNVYRQVYNDRGDGYDRLPDDRQHFDVVLRYEFLQGDGSTDGKPASYVGMAMAYREYLLEAGILTPLNSSLTDIPIRVDFLMADSKTGIFGYEEQVATTMDDVAAMIETLHERNVMNLNGGLLGWQDGGMILTSPKDMDFTNSIGSKSTFEELLVTAASLGYDISLSQDFLTINEDMMSLLGDAVKHNNGKYYEINLANSQTVMTEYLAKPNNAVSWLDDHTEEVLDLGGDSITVYGLSNLLYGDSYDDLTITDVKNKYHETLLELSTDITIAGDQPHVFLLDSIERYLNIPVYSTQFIIASDTVPFLQMVIAGTVELYAPYSNFSFSSEKDVLRMIDYNVYPSFVLTQQPSYVLGSTNSNEYISTQFRDYEDLIVQIYQQANDALSPVLGETWLNRLVVENGVIVNQYTNDIQIIINYTEDDVTVNGNVVEATSYLVVSE; via the coding sequence TTGGCATTGTATAAATCACTGATAAAGCATATCGTGTTAGTTTTAGCGGTTGTATCTGTAACAACGGCCGTTGTCTTTGCTGAATACATACCAAACTCGCGTGACACCAAAGAAGCACCGGATGAAATTGTCTATACCATTAGTGAACCCGAAGATATGGAATTGCTTCATGATAATGACCGTTTCACTTTCTATTTCCGGGATGAACGAGATGTCCTCGCCATTTATGACAAAGCAAATGATTTTACCTATAAAACCGGTATGGATGTCCCGATGAATGATGATCTTGAAGACACTTGTATGGATATGATTGATGCCGGAGGGTATACTCCACAAGATGTTGAAGATACCTGTGTACCGATTCAAGATTTATCGAGCGCTGCACGGGATTATGTCAATAGTTTCTTAGTTGTGGAATACCTCGATGAAATTGGCGCACGAACGAGACGTCTGTACAGCGCCTCGGATGATTATCGTAGTTCTCTCTCACGTGGGGATGATGATTCGCATTGGTTCTTGGATGTGGATTATGGACGCTATGATATCGAAGTGCGCGTTCATCTCTATTTCGATGAAGAAGGCGTTACCTACGAAATCCGCGACCATGAAATTGATGTCGTAGAGCCTGAGAAATTACTGAACATTTCGATAACCCCATTCATGGGTGCTCAGGGAGGATACTACATCCCCTTTGATGATGTCGAACTCGAATACAACGACGATTTTGCTGAACCGAATCCGATCAATCCTGGATACTCGTTTATCCCTGATGGATCGGGGGCGTTAATCCGTTATGAGGATACCAATATTGATGTCGATGAGTATGTCGGTGACGTGTATGGTGATAATTTAACCAGTTACTATAGTCATACCAAAGATGCACTGGAGTATCTCGAAGCCAAAACCGCAACCCTACCGGTATTTGGGATGTCGTACGGGGATGATACCGAAGCAGCTTTTGTCGCTTATGCGATAGAGGGTGATGAGTACATGCAAGTTGTCTCTGTACCACTATCCAGCACCTTAGGGTATGTTCAAACCTACAGTACATTTGTTTATAGCAATGTATATCGTCAAGTCTATAATGACCGTGGCGATGGGTATGACCGTCTGCCGGATGATCGGCAACATTTTGATGTGGTGTTACGCTATGAGTTTTTACAGGGTGATGGATCAACTGATGGAAAACCAGCGAGTTATGTCGGGATGGCGATGGCCTACCGTGAATATCTACTAGAAGCTGGAATTTTAACACCGTTGAACTCGTCCTTAACCGATATCCCGATTCGTGTCGACTTCTTAATGGCCGACAGTAAAACGGGAATCTTTGGCTATGAAGAACAAGTCGCAACAACAATGGATGATGTTGCGGCAATGATTGAAACGCTTCACGAGCGCAACGTCATGAACCTCAACGGAGGACTACTTGGATGGCAAGATGGCGGGATGATTTTAACCTCGCCAAAAGATATGGACTTCACCAACTCGATTGGGTCCAAATCGACGTTCGAAGAATTACTAGTTACCGCAGCTTCTTTGGGATATGATATATCGCTAAGTCAAGATTTCTTGACGATTAATGAAGATATGATGTCCCTACTAGGGGATGCTGTAAAACACAATAACGGAAAATACTATGAAATCAATTTAGCCAATAGTCAAACCGTAATGACCGAATATCTAGCCAAACCAAACAATGCAGTTTCATGGTTAGATGATCACACAGAAGAAGTACTAGACCTCGGTGGAGATAGTATCACCGTCTATGGATTGTCGAATCTGCTCTATGGAGATTCCTACGATGATTTAACGATTACCGATGTGAAAAACAAGTATCACGAAACACTATTGGAGTTATCCACGGATATCACCATTGCTGGTGATCAACCACATGTGTTCTTACTCGATTCAATTGAACGGTATTTGAATATTCCAGTCTATAGTACGCAGTTTATTATTGCGTCAGATACGGTACCATTCTTACAAATGGTGATTGCAGGGACAGTGGAACTGTATGCTCCATATTCCAACTTTAGTTTTAGCTCGGAAAAAGATGTATTACGGATGATTGATTACAATGTATATCCATCCTTTGTCCTAACACAGCAACCATCCTATGTTCTTGGAAGTACCAACTCCAATGAGTACATCTCAACCCAGTTCCGTGATTATGAAGATTTAATTGTCCAAATCTATCAACAAGCAAATGACGCGTTATCACCTGTACTTGGTGAAACGTGGCTCAATCGATTGGTGGTTGAAAACGGCGTGATTGTAAATCAATACACCAACGATATTCAAATCATTATCAACTATACGGAGGATGACGTTACCGTGAACGGCAACGTAGTCGAGGCAACAAGTTATCTTGTTGTGTCCGAGTAG
- a CDS encoding carbohydrate ABC transporter permease, whose translation MSNVKLIDRLAKWLHLSDRAKDRLSSWLLILPYVFIFAGFIIIPILIAFSLSFTYYDAINPPEFAGMQNYVFMVTGDEQFVKNIIPNTLKYALIVGPGGFALSFFMAWMLSQIQATPRKYLSLLLYAPSMVGAILVTILWRSLFNGSESGYINAFLLDNDFIEAPIQFLQSPEYLLNIMIIVSLWSSMGIGFLAMLAGILNVNPELYEAGRIDGIKNRFQEIFYITIPSMKPQMLFGAVMAVVGAFNMGEIGVLLSGVNPTPQYSGSLIVNHVADYGFLRYEMGYASALSVVLFIVVYAFSRFGHLLFGSDD comes from the coding sequence ATGAGTAACGTCAAATTAATCGATCGTTTAGCCAAGTGGCTACACCTCAGTGATCGCGCCAAAGACCGATTGTCTTCGTGGTTACTGATTCTTCCGTATGTCTTTATCTTTGCCGGATTTATCATCATCCCAATCCTCATTGCCTTTTCGTTATCATTTACCTATTATGATGCGATTAACCCACCGGAGTTTGCCGGGATGCAGAACTATGTCTTTATGGTTACTGGCGATGAACAATTTGTTAAAAACATTATACCCAATACATTAAAATATGCATTGATTGTGGGGCCGGGAGGATTTGCTTTATCCTTCTTCATGGCCTGGATGTTATCGCAAATCCAAGCAACTCCACGAAAATACTTGTCCTTACTACTGTACGCACCATCGATGGTTGGAGCTATTTTAGTCACGATTCTTTGGCGCTCGCTATTCAACGGTAGTGAAAGTGGATACATCAATGCGTTCTTACTCGATAACGACTTTATTGAAGCACCGATTCAATTTTTACAATCTCCGGAGTATTTATTAAACATCATGATTATTGTTTCCCTCTGGAGTAGTATGGGAATTGGATTCTTAGCGATGCTTGCTGGTATTTTGAACGTCAATCCCGAGCTCTATGAAGCCGGGCGAATTGACGGCATCAAAAACCGCTTCCAAGAGATCTTCTACATCACGATTCCATCAATGAAACCACAGATGCTCTTTGGGGCCGTTATGGCTGTCGTTGGTGCGTTCAACATGGGGGAAATTGGGGTCCTATTATCCGGGGTTAACCCGACACCGCAATACAGTGGTTCTTTGATTGTTAACCACGTTGCCGACTACGGTTTCTTGCGGTATGAAATGGGCTATGCCTCCGCCCTCAGTGTCGTGTTATTTATTGTCGTCTATGCGTTTAGTCGATTCGGACATCTACTGTTCGGATCGGATGATTAG
- a CDS encoding YIP1 family protein: MKRKLTIMILLAIIMILHQTTEVDASSNTTFTYALSSDNELIITQNAYLPDQYRVDLGLYAPQDLFFDANDILYIADYDPQGDDDTARIVMYDPDSGLIINELTHPDFQSPTGISITADGWLYVADANAQRIFVFDDNLDFAYEIDRPEARAYTTAEFRPKKLAVDNTGNIYVVAEGESSGILQLSKTGEFLGYFATNQVYYSIEELVQKFFYDLVDKDLNSVKLPATFSNVFVDDKGILYSTTSSEVLNDLVKKHSTSGSNLFGGIYTRSNGMTDLYVNKSGIIFTSSESEGYIDIYSKYGDFIFSFGGTSNDDVIGLYDTLESIAVNSSGDIYTVDSEKTYLLSYNPTEYALGIYNGLNLFEEGRYDEAAEQWQEVLMLNQMSKLGNNQLAKSYLYQQEFDLAALHFELAENREFYSESYWEIRNNWIQENLGIVLVLLVSTFVIYQVVKRTNRKWRYLAPLEEKIKEIKTHYWVEEFLYVFTVARHPVNAYYEIKKERKGNLVVATTMLLLTFVGFLLNSAFKGFLYQLTDIEDLNIYAIILGFFSIVLIYIISNYLITSINQGESGLKKIYIQTTYSFLPLLIGLFLSTLLTHVLTLDESFFVMFVLTIGYLYTFILLFVGVNEIQNYEFRDTTKSLILSVLLMVIVAITIIFIQLMFSRIVEFIVVVFREVFGIV, translated from the coding sequence ATGAAACGAAAACTAACAATCATGATTCTCCTTGCGATTATCATGATACTGCACCAAACGACAGAAGTCGATGCATCATCGAACACAACGTTCACGTACGCCCTATCTTCGGACAATGAACTGATCATTACCCAAAATGCCTACTTGCCCGATCAGTATCGTGTCGATTTAGGACTGTATGCACCGCAGGACCTATTCTTTGATGCGAATGATATATTGTACATCGCTGACTACGATCCCCAAGGGGATGACGATACCGCCCGAATTGTAATGTATGATCCGGACAGTGGATTAATCATCAATGAGTTAACCCACCCGGACTTCCAGTCGCCAACGGGAATCTCGATTACCGCAGATGGGTGGCTATATGTCGCCGATGCAAATGCACAACGCATCTTTGTCTTTGATGATAATCTTGATTTCGCTTATGAGATTGATCGTCCTGAAGCACGGGCATATACGACTGCAGAGTTCCGTCCGAAAAAACTAGCGGTGGATAATACCGGGAACATTTATGTTGTTGCCGAAGGGGAATCCTCAGGGATTTTACAATTATCCAAAACCGGAGAGTTTCTTGGATATTTCGCTACCAACCAAGTTTATTATTCCATCGAAGAGTTGGTTCAAAAATTCTTCTATGACTTAGTCGATAAAGATTTAAACAGTGTCAAATTACCGGCAACATTTAGCAATGTGTTTGTCGATGACAAAGGAATTTTATATTCCACAACCTCCAGTGAAGTGCTCAATGATCTTGTCAAGAAACACTCGACAAGCGGTAGTAATTTATTTGGTGGTATTTATACCCGTAGTAACGGGATGACGGATTTATACGTCAACAAGAGTGGGATCATATTTACCTCGTCCGAATCGGAAGGGTATATTGATATCTACAGTAAATACGGTGATTTCATCTTTAGTTTTGGTGGAACCAGTAATGACGACGTCATTGGCTTGTACGACACGTTGGAATCGATTGCCGTTAACAGCAGTGGTGATATTTACACCGTGGATAGTGAGAAAACCTATCTCTTATCGTATAACCCTACCGAATACGCCCTTGGTATTTACAACGGATTGAATCTGTTTGAAGAAGGACGTTACGATGAAGCGGCCGAACAATGGCAAGAAGTGTTGATGCTCAATCAAATGTCAAAACTGGGGAACAACCAGTTGGCAAAATCGTACTTGTACCAACAAGAATTCGATCTTGCGGCACTACACTTTGAACTCGCTGAAAACCGAGAGTTCTACTCCGAAAGTTATTGGGAAATCCGGAACAATTGGATTCAAGAAAACTTAGGCATTGTCTTAGTTCTTCTTGTTAGTACGTTTGTGATTTATCAAGTGGTGAAACGTACCAACCGCAAATGGCGCTATCTCGCACCGCTTGAGGAGAAAATCAAAGAGATTAAAACCCATTATTGGGTCGAAGAGTTCTTGTACGTATTTACCGTAGCAAGGCATCCCGTAAATGCCTACTATGAAATTAAGAAAGAGCGGAAAGGAAATCTCGTGGTTGCGACGACGATGTTGCTATTAACCTTTGTAGGCTTCCTACTCAACTCCGCATTTAAAGGATTTTTATATCAATTAACCGACATTGAAGATTTAAATATCTATGCGATTATCTTAGGGTTTTTCAGTATTGTATTGATTTACATTATATCGAATTACCTAATCACATCGATCAACCAGGGAGAAAGTGGTTTGAAGAAGATTTATATTCAAACAACCTATTCATTCTTACCACTATTAATTGGATTATTCCTAAGTACCTTGTTGACGCATGTTCTAACATTGGATGAGAGTTTCTTTGTGATGTTTGTTCTCACAATCGGATACCTCTACACCTTTATCTTACTCTTTGTCGGTGTCAATGAGATTCAAAATTACGAGTTTAGAGATACAACAAAAAGCTTGATTTTATCCGTTTTATTAATGGTCATTGTCGCGATAACAATCATCTTTATTCAATTGATGTTCTCACGCATTGTCGAGTTTATTGTTGTGGTCTTCCGGGAGGTGTTTGGCATTGTATAA
- a CDS encoding carbohydrate ABC transporter permease, giving the protein MSLQGTQINPKRFHRSQLKFYLILIPIAAVMMLPILYIFSQALKPLDELMLFPPRFLVQKPTLRNLEMLVRTATETGIPLTVYLFNSVVVASVAITLNLTMTMLAGYALSKKHFKGRDTIFKINQAALMFVPIAVAIPTFLVIVNANILDTYIAHILPLLAMPVGVFLIKQFIDQLPNEIIEAARIDGATDLHIIRKIVVPLTKPALATVAILTFQATWSNLITSQFYINTDVKKTFAFYMSTLTSTVEFSVAGQGLAAAAGLIMFIPNLVIFIVMQSNVMDTMSHSGVK; this is encoded by the coding sequence ATGAGTCTACAAGGAACCCAAATCAATCCGAAACGATTCCATCGTTCGCAACTCAAATTTTATCTCATCCTAATCCCAATTGCTGCGGTGATGATGTTACCAATCTTGTACATCTTCTCGCAAGCGCTAAAACCACTGGACGAATTAATGTTATTCCCACCGCGTTTCTTGGTCCAAAAACCAACTCTCCGAAACTTGGAAATGTTGGTACGTACGGCTACGGAAACCGGAATTCCGCTAACGGTCTATCTGTTTAACTCCGTGGTGGTCGCTTCCGTCGCCATTACCTTGAACTTGACAATGACAATGCTGGCTGGGTATGCTCTTTCAAAGAAACACTTCAAAGGGCGAGATACCATCTTTAAAATCAACCAAGCAGCCTTGATGTTTGTACCAATCGCCGTTGCGATTCCGACATTCTTAGTCATTGTAAACGCGAATATTCTAGATACGTATATCGCTCATATTTTGCCACTCCTGGCAATGCCAGTAGGAGTGTTCTTAATCAAGCAATTTATCGATCAATTACCGAATGAAATTATTGAAGCCGCCCGGATTGATGGAGCGACGGATTTGCACATCATTCGCAAAATTGTTGTACCACTCACCAAACCAGCGCTCGCAACGGTTGCGATTTTAACCTTCCAAGCGACGTGGTCGAACTTAATTACCTCACAATTTTATATTAATACCGACGTGAAGAAGACGTTTGCTTTCTACATGTCGACGTTAACCAGTACCGTAGAATTTAGTGTTGCTGGACAAGGTCTAGCTGCTGCTGCGGGATTAATTATGTTTATACCGAACCTTGTGATATTCATCGTCATGCAAAGTAACGTCATGGATACCATGAGTCATTCTGGTGTGAAGTAA